A single genomic interval of Juglans regia cultivar Chandler chromosome 1, Walnut 2.0, whole genome shotgun sequence harbors:
- the LOC108983480 gene encoding dehydrin DHN1-like — MALFQNKYGTAQTDAYDNVPSTDEYGNAIRRDENGNIMAGTDEYGKVIRTDESGYVIPTDDYGNPIRHSGSTFQGMQRQQQQRQRHDLSTEYDGQGRGRRNMAGEAAHSTDAYGNVIRTDEYGNVSPTDEYGNRIRHSGTTLQGVHQQRRHDLSYDGQGRGRRNMAGEGANSTDAYGNVIRTDEYGNVIPTDEYGNRIRISGVGHKDHGSDTSYATATTYPTTAGYGTGEQPQHRHHKGVMEKIKDKLSGTSYDQHDEYY, encoded by the exons atgGCACTTTTCCAAAACAAATACGGAACAGCCCAAACTGACGCGTATGATAACGTACCTAGCACAGACGAATACGGCAACGCTATCCGCAGAGACGAAAACGGCAACATTATGGCCGGCACAGACGAATACGGCAAAGTTATCCGCACAGACGAATCCGGCTACGTGATTCCTACGGATGACTATGGCAACCCAATCCGCCACAGTGGCTCTACTTTCCAAGGTATGCAgcggcagcagcagcagcgGCAGCGTCATGACCTGTCC ACTGAGTACGATGGGCAAGGCCGCGGGAGAAGGAACATGGCGGGAGAAGCAGCCCATAGCACAGATGCATACGGCAACGTTATACGCACAGACGAATACGGCAACGTGAGTCCTACGGATGAGTATGGCAACCGAATCCGCCACAGCGGCACCACTCTCCAAGGTGTGCATCAGCAGCGGCGTCATGACCTTTCC TACGATGGGCAAGGCCGCGGGAGAAGGAACATGGCGGGAGAAGGAGCCAATAGCACAGATGCATACGGCAACGTTATCCGCACAGACGAATACGGCAACGTGATTCCTACGGATGAGTATGGCAACCGAATCCGCATTTCTGGAGTTGGACACAAGGACCATGGAAGTGATACATCATATGCGACTGCGACGACTTATCCCACGACGGCCGGTTACGGTACTGGGGAACAGCCGCAGCATCGTCATCATAAGGGTGTGATGGAAAAGATCAAAGATAAGCTTTCTGGTACTTCTTATGATCAGCATGACGAGTACTACTAG
- the LOC118348511 gene encoding uncharacterized mitochondrial protein AtMg00860-like, which yields MSKCRFATLEVAYLGHVISAEGVKADPEKLQAVEDWPFPTSLKALRGFLGLTGYYRQFIKGYGSLAAPLTNLLKKDQFVWSEEAKEAFQNLKRAVTQPPVLTLPDFFLPFTIEGDASGSAIGAVLMQKKKTNSVLQ from the coding sequence ATGTCAAAGTGTAGATTCGCAACGTTGGAAGTGGCTTACTTGGGGCATGTAATTTCAGCAGAGGGGGTAAAGGCAGACCCAGAAAAGCTGCAAGCAGTGGAAGATTGGCCATTTCCTACTTCACTAAAGGCTCTAAGAGGGTTCCTGGGACTCACCGGGTACTATAGGCAATTTATTAAAGGCTATGGCAGCCTTGCAGCCCCTCTTaccaatttattaaaaaaggaCCAGTTTGTGTGGAGCGAAGAGGCTAAGGAGGCATTCCAAAACTTAAAGAGGGCAGTTACTCAACCCCCGGTGTTGACCCTTCCAGATTTTTTTCTACCCTTTACAATAGAAGGTGATGCGTCGGGAAGTGCCATTGGGGCTGttcttatgcaaaaaaaaaagaccaatagCGTTCTACAATAA